From the Macaca nemestrina isolate mMacNem1 chromosome 7, mMacNem.hap1, whole genome shotgun sequence genome, one window contains:
- the LOC105467482 gene encoding homeobox protein goosecoid, which yields MPASMFSIDNILAARPRCKDSVLPVAPSAAAPVVFPALHGDSLYGASGGASSDYGAFYPRPVAPGGAGLPAAVSGSRLGYNNYFYGQLHVQAAPVGPACCGAVPPLGAQQCSCVPTPPGYEGPGSVLVSPVPHQMLPYMNVGTLSRTELQLLNQLHCRRKRRHRTIFTDEQLEALENLFQETKYPDVGTREQLARKVHLREEKVEVWFKNRRAKWRRQKRSSSEESENAEKWNKTSSSSSKASPEKREEEGKSDLDSDS from the exons ATGCCCGCCAGCATGTTCAGCATCGACAACATCCTGGCCGCCCGGCCGCGCTGCAAGGACTCGGTGCTGCCGGTGGCGCCCAGCGCTGCGGCTCCCGTCGTCTTCCCGGCCCTGCACGGGGACTCGCTCTACGGCGCCAGCGGCGGCGCCTCCTCGGACTATGGCGCCTTCTACCCGCGCCCCGTGGCCCCCGGCGGCGCAGGCCTCCCGGCCGCGGTCAGCGGCTCCCGCCTCGGCTACAACAACTACTTCTACGGGCAGCTGCACGTGCAGGCGGCGCCCGTGGGCCCGGCCTGCTGCGGAGCCGTGCCGCCGCTGGGCGCCCAGCAGTGCTCCTGCGTCCCGACGCCCCCAG GCTACGAGGGCCCCGGCTCGGTGCTGGTGTCCCCTGTACCGCACCAGATGCTGCCCTACATGAACGTGGGCACGCTGTCGCGCACCGAGCTGCAGCTTCTCAACCAGCTGCACTGCCGGCGGAAGCGGCGGCACCGCACCATCTTCACTGACGAGCAGCTCGAAGCGCTCGAGAACCTCTTCCAGGAGACCAAGTACCCGGACGTGGGCACGCGCGAGCAGCTGGCCCGGAAAGTGCACCTCCGCGAGGAGAAAGTGGAG GTCTGGTTTAAGAACCGCCGCGCCAAATGGAGGCGGCAGAAGCGGTCCTCATCGGAGGAGTCGGAGAACGCGGAGAAGTGGAACAAGACGTCGTCGTCGTCGTCGAAGGCATCACcggagaagagggaagaggaaggtaAAAGCGATTTGGACTCGGACAGCTGA